From the genome of Maribacter algicola, one region includes:
- a CDS encoding flavohemoglobin expression-modulating QEGLA motif protein produces MRQQPTMEKLVKDYPYVFEIDGNLDRLIKSIELLSYVNPLNIEKEKHSFFASKYTQNPEFRYPKLKFDPYKLHRLFFSQRLERIKDEKLRVAYQEIIYYYSNMVQCIQTIGQKNRFHYNSLRVYGSPTEKDVENAKYILHFTDEDIAPDMEKIYTPADAKEYFEDFASRYYFPLNIKYSTSIAADAMVSNATKTLLIKKNTKFSKNQLLTLANHEIGVHMVTTFNAQKQPLKIFSNGFPKNMETQEGLAVFSEYMSGALTLRRLKELAHRVLASDSLIKGYTFADTFDLIHSHYKLDRDAAFSITLRAHRGGGFTKDRLYLSGLRKIYKRYQQQKSMDILLSGKVSLDWEELIEHTLKVGLTFPNSYENFAFQTNKNENRTLDFILNNLK; encoded by the coding sequence ATGAGACAACAACCAACGATGGAAAAACTCGTTAAGGATTATCCATACGTATTCGAAATTGATGGGAATCTTGATCGACTGATAAAGAGCATAGAGCTTTTGAGCTATGTAAATCCCTTAAATATCGAAAAGGAAAAGCATTCATTTTTTGCCTCCAAATACACCCAAAATCCGGAGTTTAGGTATCCAAAACTAAAGTTCGACCCCTATAAATTACATCGGCTGTTCTTTTCACAACGTTTGGAACGCATTAAGGACGAGAAATTACGGGTAGCTTATCAGGAAATAATCTACTACTATTCCAACATGGTGCAGTGTATCCAAACCATTGGCCAAAAGAACCGGTTCCATTACAACTCGCTCCGGGTATATGGGTCCCCAACGGAAAAGGATGTAGAAAATGCCAAGTATATCCTTCATTTTACCGATGAAGATATAGCTCCAGACATGGAAAAGATTTACACCCCAGCGGATGCAAAGGAATACTTTGAGGATTTTGCAAGTAGGTATTATTTTCCTTTGAATATAAAGTATTCCACGAGCATTGCTGCCGATGCCATGGTTAGCAATGCCACCAAAACACTATTGATAAAGAAAAATACCAAGTTCAGTAAAAATCAACTTTTGACCTTGGCAAACCATGAAATAGGTGTACACATGGTGACCACCTTCAATGCCCAAAAACAACCTTTAAAGATTTTTTCCAATGGATTTCCCAAAAACATGGAGACCCAAGAAGGATTGGCCGTTTTTAGTGAATACATGAGCGGGGCATTGACATTAAGGCGCTTGAAGGAATTGGCGCATCGGGTGTTGGCATCGGACAGCTTGATCAAGGGATATACTTTTGCCGATACCTTTGATTTGATACATTCCCATTACAAACTAGATCGGGATGCCGCCTTTTCGATTACATTAAGGGCACATAGAGGTGGAGGCTTTACCAAAGACAGATTGTATTTAAGCGGACTACGTAAAATTTATAAGCGATATCAGCAACAGAAATCCATGGACATATTGTTGTCCGGAAAGGTTTCATTGGATTGGGAAGAACTTATAGAACATACATTAAAGGTAGGATTAACCTTTCCAAATAGTTATGAAAATTTTGCCTTTCAGACCAATAAAAATGAAAATAGAACCCTGGATTTTATATTGAATAATCTTAAATAG
- the aroC gene encoding chorismate synthase yields MAGNSFGNIFRVTTFGESHGKAIGGVLDGCPAGITLDLALIQKDLDRRKPGQSAIVTQRKEPDSVEFYSGVFEGETTGTPIGFAIHNTNQKSQDYGHIKDSYRPSHADYVYDQKYGFRDYRGGGRSSARETASRVVAGAIAKQFLKGIEINAFVSQVGRLKMEKSYLELDLHSAEDNMVRCPDQEMASKMEDYIRKIKKEGDTIGGVITCVAKNVPVGLGEPVFDKLHAALGKAMLSINAVKGFEYGSGFEGVTMKGSEHNDPFNTDGSTKSNHSGGVQGGISNGMDIYFNVAFKPVATVIQGYETIDKGGNIVKTQGKGRHDPCVVPRAVPIVEAMTALVLADYMLLTRTNKI; encoded by the coding sequence ATGGCTGGCAATTCCTTTGGAAATATTTTTAGGGTAACGACCTTTGGTGAATCTCACGGTAAGGCCATTGGTGGGGTTCTGGACGGTTGTCCAGCCGGTATTACGTTGGACTTGGCATTGATACAAAAGGACTTGGACAGGCGAAAACCTGGCCAATCCGCTATTGTGACGCAACGAAAGGAACCGGATTCGGTCGAGTTTTATTCCGGCGTATTCGAGGGCGAGACTACAGGTACTCCCATAGGTTTCGCTATTCACAATACCAACCAGAAATCCCAGGATTATGGCCATATTAAGGATTCTTATAGGCCTTCACATGCAGACTATGTCTACGATCAGAAGTATGGGTTTAGGGACTACAGGGGCGGTGGTAGGAGTTCTGCCCGTGAGACCGCCAGTAGGGTAGTGGCCGGAGCCATTGCCAAACAATTTTTAAAGGGAATCGAAATCAACGCCTTTGTTTCACAAGTCGGCCGGCTTAAAATGGAGAAGAGTTATTTGGAGTTGGATTTGCATTCTGCCGAAGATAATATGGTTAGATGTCCCGATCAAGAGATGGCCTCAAAAATGGAGGATTATATAAGAAAGATAAAAAAAGAGGGAGATACCATAGGCGGGGTAATTACCTGTGTGGCCAAGAATGTACCGGTTGGCTTGGGAGAACCTGTTTTTGATAAACTTCATGCAGCATTGGGAAAGGCCATGTTATCCATAAATGCCGTAAAAGGTTTTGAATATGGGAGTGGGTTTGAAGGGGTGACCATGAAGGGTAGCGAGCACAATGACCCCTTTAACACTGATGGTTCAACGAAGTCCAACCACAGTGGGGGCGTCCAAGGGGGCATCAGCAATGGTATGGACATCTATTTTAATGTTGCCTTTAAGCCTGTTGCCACGGTCATACAAGGGTATGAGACCATAGACAAGGGAGGAAATATAGTGAAAACTCAGGGAAAGGGAAGGCACGATCCCTGTGTAGTACCTAGGGCCGTTCCTATAGTTGAAGCCATGACCGCATTGGTCCTGGCGGATTATATGCTGCTCACCAGAACAAATAAAATTTAA
- a CDS encoding FAD-binding and (Fe-S)-binding domain-containing protein has translation MNLLLSHLQKELEGELQIDDLYKTLYATDASVYRKIPLAVAFPRSKDDIKKLITFATEHKIGLIPRTAGTSLAGQCVGDGIVVDVSRYFTEIIQLDQDKKQVTVQPGVIRDELNLYLKPFGLFFGPNTSTSNRCMIGGMVGNNSSGTTSIQYGVTRDKIVSLKTILSDGSEAEFKARTTSEISEIEQLNSLEAFIYKNITKELVNNDISNEIIKEFPKPSIHRRNTGYAVDELLKSKICGGEKPTLNLGELLCGSEGTLAFTTEITLQLDDLPPKLSAMIVTHYHTLEDCLMDVVPVMGHSLQLCEMMDKVILDCTKNNRSQLANRFFVEGDPAALLMLQVSADDEKALDTEVNKLMATIESSGLSYASPVLFGENINKAIELRKAGLGLLGNIVGDMKAVACIEDTAVAVEDLKDFIGEFTQIMKGYGQSAVYYAHAGAGELHLRPILNLKKSPDVALFRQITTDVAKLTKKYKGSFSGEHGDGIVRAEFLPLMIGEKNYELLKRIKSYFDPHNIFNPGKIVDAYPMDESFRYEIDRVEPEIKTLMDFSDSEGILKAAEKCNGSGDCRKTHVMNGAMCPSYHVTKNEKDTTRGRANALREFLTNPNKANAFDSKELKEVFDLCLSCKACASECPSNVDVATLKAEFLYQYQESNGYPIRGKLFAYNTRLNELGSAVPGLTNAVYKSKFLGGILKKVSGVAQERQLPKVYSFNFNKYLQSANKQKNRNYKKVVLYIDEFTKFLDIEVGRDAIDLLVGLGYEVELFYAESGRTFLSKGFLKQAKKLAEKNSEKLFDFASRGWPVLGLEPSAILSFRDEYKRLSKNREVSESVANNSLLIEEFLAREIQEGRLDASMFTEDSADVKIHNHCHQKALSNQKVTFDILNLPKNYKVTIIPSGCCGMAGSFGYEEEHYETSMKVGGLKLFPAINNSAPDTIIAANGTSCRHQIFDGTKRIAQHPVSILAKALK, from the coding sequence TTGAATTTATTATTATCCCATTTACAAAAGGAGTTGGAAGGAGAACTCCAAATAGATGATCTGTACAAAACCTTGTACGCCACGGATGCCTCGGTTTATCGCAAAATCCCGTTGGCCGTAGCATTTCCCCGGTCTAAGGACGATATCAAAAAATTAATCACGTTTGCCACGGAGCATAAAATTGGGCTTATTCCCAGAACCGCCGGCACCTCGCTCGCCGGTCAATGTGTAGGAGATGGTATTGTAGTGGATGTGTCACGATATTTCACGGAAATAATACAATTGGATCAGGACAAAAAACAGGTCACCGTACAGCCCGGAGTCATTAGGGACGAGCTGAACCTTTATTTAAAACCGTTCGGTCTTTTCTTTGGTCCCAATACCTCCACCTCAAACCGATGTATGATAGGCGGGATGGTAGGCAACAATTCATCGGGTACCACATCCATTCAATATGGGGTTACCAGGGACAAAATTGTTTCCCTAAAAACGATTCTTTCGGATGGGAGTGAGGCGGAATTTAAGGCAAGGACAACTTCAGAAATATCAGAAATCGAGCAATTGAACTCACTTGAAGCTTTTATTTATAAGAACATAACTAAAGAACTGGTAAATAATGATATAAGTAACGAGATTATTAAAGAATTTCCGAAGCCTTCCATCCATAGAAGAAATACGGGATACGCGGTTGACGAACTTTTAAAATCCAAAATATGCGGAGGAGAAAAACCCACATTGAATTTGGGTGAACTGCTTTGTGGCAGCGAGGGCACCCTTGCATTCACCACGGAAATCACCTTGCAACTAGATGATTTACCCCCCAAACTATCGGCAATGATCGTGACCCATTATCATACCTTGGAGGACTGCTTAATGGATGTCGTTCCTGTCATGGGACACTCCTTGCAACTGTGTGAAATGATGGACAAAGTCATTTTGGATTGTACCAAAAACAATAGGTCACAATTGGCCAATAGATTCTTTGTAGAAGGAGACCCCGCCGCCCTATTGATGTTGCAGGTTAGTGCCGATGATGAAAAAGCCTTAGATACAGAAGTCAATAAACTAATGGCGACCATTGAATCATCGGGCTTAAGCTACGCCAGCCCTGTATTGTTCGGTGAAAATATTAACAAGGCCATAGAACTCCGTAAAGCCGGTTTGGGGCTGTTGGGTAATATTGTGGGGGATATGAAAGCAGTGGCCTGTATCGAGGATACCGCGGTTGCCGTAGAAGATTTAAAGGACTTCATTGGTGAATTCACGCAAATTATGAAAGGGTACGGACAAAGTGCCGTTTATTATGCCCATGCGGGGGCAGGGGAACTACATTTAAGACCTATTCTCAATCTTAAAAAATCGCCTGATGTGGCCCTTTTTAGGCAAATCACCACGGATGTCGCCAAACTCACAAAGAAATACAAAGGCTCCTTTAGTGGAGAGCATGGTGATGGAATTGTACGGGCGGAATTTTTGCCACTCATGATCGGGGAAAAGAATTACGAACTGCTAAAACGAATTAAATCCTATTTTGACCCGCATAACATTTTCAACCCGGGGAAGATCGTGGACGCCTATCCTATGGATGAATCCTTTCGGTATGAGATTGACAGGGTAGAACCCGAAATCAAGACTTTGATGGATTTTTCGGATAGTGAGGGCATATTAAAAGCTGCCGAAAAATGCAATGGTAGCGGGGATTGCAGAAAAACACATGTCATGAATGGTGCCATGTGTCCCAGTTATCACGTAACTAAAAATGAAAAGGACACGACAAGGGGGAGGGCCAACGCCCTGCGGGAATTTTTAACGAACCCTAACAAAGCCAACGCTTTTGACAGCAAAGAACTCAAAGAGGTATTCGATTTGTGCCTTAGCTGTAAGGCCTGTGCCAGCGAGTGCCCTAGCAATGTTGATGTAGCTACCTTGAAAGCAGAGTTTTTGTATCAGTATCAAGAATCTAACGGATACCCTATACGTGGAAAACTGTTTGCCTACAATACCCGTTTGAATGAATTGGGCAGTGCGGTACCCGGATTGACCAATGCGGTATATAAGTCAAAATTTCTAGGCGGAATCCTCAAAAAGGTATCAGGGGTTGCCCAGGAAAGACAGTTACCAAAAGTGTATAGCTTTAATTTCAATAAATACTTACAAAGCGCTAATAAACAAAAGAATAGGAATTATAAGAAAGTAGTACTATATATAGATGAATTTACTAAGTTTTTGGATATAGAGGTAGGTAGGGATGCCATTGATCTTTTGGTTGGCCTTGGTTATGAAGTGGAGCTCTTTTACGCGGAAAGCGGTAGGACCTTCCTATCCAAGGGTTTTTTGAAACAGGCCAAAAAATTGGCAGAAAAGAATTCCGAAAAGTTGTTTGATTTTGCTTCGCGAGGATGGCCCGTACTTGGTTTGGAACCGTCGGCCATTTTGTCTTTTAGGGATGAGTACAAGCGTCTCAGCAAAAATCGGGAAGTATCAGAAAGTGTTGCAAACAATAGTTTATTAATAGAGGAATTTTTGGCCAGGGAGATTCAAGAAGGGAGACTAGATGCATCTATGTTTACAGAGGATTCCGCCGATGTCAAAATTCATAACCATTGTCATCAAAAGGCGTTGAGCAACCAAAAAGTGACTTTTGACATCCTCAATCTGCCAAAAAATTACAAGGTTACCATAATACCTTCTGGTTGCTGTGGTATGGCAGGTTCCTTTGGTTACGAGGAGGAGCATTACGAGACCAGTATGAAAGTAGGGGGATTGAAACTGTTTCCTGCCATAAACAATTCGGCACCGGACACCATTATCGCAGCAAACGGTACCAGTTGCAGGCATCAAATATTCGATGGTACAAAAAGAATAGCCCAACACCCGGTAAGCATACTGGCGAAGGCCCTAAAATAA
- a CDS encoding DUF1206 domain-containing protein, translating into MDDKIKKAARTGFAAKGLVYVITGILAFLAAFNLGGQKAGKLEVIDFLENQPFGKIILVALGLGLCSYALWRFIQSVQDPEHIGNDGKGIVKRISFFISGLIYMGLGFYSIIKGFSQPSGGGGSTASMIPTEYQQYIFLAVGICLAGKSIYQFIKAYKGSFTSKFDLKALSDNKKRKFIKNMGYAGLTARGILVGIIAYFFITAGFSLSTSNSGMKGTESAFSFLQQNSSGPWLMGLVAAGLACYGIYMFTMVRYRSFR; encoded by the coding sequence ATGGATGATAAAATAAAGAAAGCTGCAAGAACAGGATTCGCGGCAAAAGGCCTCGTTTATGTAATAACCGGTATTTTAGCCTTTTTGGCAGCCTTTAATCTTGGGGGGCAGAAAGCTGGAAAGTTGGAAGTAATCGATTTTTTGGAAAATCAACCTTTTGGAAAGATAATTCTAGTGGCCCTGGGCCTTGGTCTTTGTAGTTACGCACTTTGGCGCTTCATTCAAAGCGTTCAGGATCCAGAACATATAGGGAATGACGGCAAAGGCATCGTTAAGCGCATTAGCTTTTTTATCAGTGGATTAATTTATATGGGACTTGGTTTTTACTCTATTATTAAAGGATTTTCTCAACCTTCAGGCGGTGGAGGAAGCACGGCTTCTATGATACCAACAGAATATCAACAATATATTTTTCTTGCCGTAGGGATATGTCTTGCAGGTAAAAGCATCTATCAGTTCATTAAAGCATATAAAGGGTCGTTTACATCAAAATTTGATCTCAAAGCATTGTCAGATAATAAGAAGCGTAAATTCATAAAAAATATGGGTTATGCAGGTCTAACGGCACGAGGTATTTTAGTGGGTATTATTGCTTATTTCTTTATCACTGCTGGCTTTTCACTAAGTACCAGTAATAGTGGCATGAAGGGAACGGAGAGTGCATTTTCCTTTTTACAGCAAAATTCTTCGGGACCTTGGTTAATGGGACTAGTCGCGGCTGGACTGGCCTGTTATGGTATCTATATGTTTACCATGGTTCGATATCGCTCTTTTAGATAA
- a CDS encoding dicarboxylate/amino acid:cation symporter encodes MRKLELHWQILIGMLLGILFGFLMTQVSWGKDFVGDWIQPFGTIFVKLLKLIAIPLILASLIKGISDLKDISKFRNIGLRTIIIYIATTVVAITIGLVLVNLLKPGEGISEETIRKLTDTYANDSGVTSKMEEASRQKDAGPLQFLEDMVPDNALAAMTDNSLMLQVIFFAIFLGISMLLIGEKDAKPLKKFFDSLNDVVLKMVDLIMLSAPYAVFALLAGVVVSSSDPELLLALLKYAGVVVLGLALMIVFYSIIVSTFTRYNPLTFLSKMSPAQLLAFSTSSSAATLPVTMERVEEHIGVDKEVSSFVLPVGATINMDGTSLYQGVAAVFIAQALAFDLTLANQLTIVLTALLASIGSAAVPGAGMVMLVIVLESIGFPQDKLAIGLALIFAVDRPLDMCRTVVNVTGDATVAMMVAKSVGKLGKPKVKNWDDNYDKVK; translated from the coding sequence ATGCGTAAACTCGAATTGCACTGGCAAATATTGATAGGAATGCTCTTGGGCATTCTTTTTGGTTTCTTGATGACCCAAGTCTCTTGGGGAAAGGATTTTGTTGGGGATTGGATACAGCCCTTTGGCACAATCTTCGTGAAACTGTTAAAATTAATCGCGATACCCCTTATCCTGGCCTCATTAATCAAAGGTATTTCTGATTTAAAGGATATTTCCAAATTTCGAAATATTGGTCTGCGCACTATCATTATCTATATAGCCACAACAGTTGTTGCCATTACCATTGGCTTGGTATTGGTAAATCTTTTAAAACCTGGGGAGGGTATATCCGAAGAAACTATTAGGAAATTGACCGATACCTACGCCAACGATAGCGGTGTCACTTCAAAGATGGAGGAAGCCTCCCGTCAAAAAGACGCGGGCCCACTGCAGTTTTTGGAGGATATGGTTCCAGATAACGCCCTCGCCGCCATGACGGATAACAGCTTGATGCTACAGGTTATTTTCTTTGCCATATTTTTAGGTATTTCCATGCTGTTGATTGGTGAAAAGGATGCCAAGCCCCTCAAAAAGTTTTTTGACTCCCTGAACGATGTCGTCCTTAAAATGGTGGATTTGATCATGCTCTCCGCACCTTACGCCGTATTTGCCTTATTGGCCGGGGTGGTTGTTTCCTCCAGTGATCCTGAACTTCTCTTGGCGCTCTTAAAGTATGCTGGAGTTGTAGTTTTGGGACTGGCTTTGATGATCGTATTTTATTCGATTATCGTATCAACGTTTACAAGATATAATCCATTAACATTTTTGAGCAAAATGAGTCCGGCACAATTATTGGCCTTTTCCACAAGTTCCAGCGCGGCGACATTGCCGGTAACCATGGAAAGGGTAGAGGAGCACATTGGGGTTGATAAGGAAGTATCCAGTTTTGTATTGCCAGTAGGGGCCACTATAAATATGGATGGCACCAGTTTATACCAGGGTGTCGCAGCCGTTTTTATTGCACAAGCATTGGCCTTTGATCTTACATTGGCAAACCAGTTGACCATAGTTTTAACGGCTTTGCTAGCTTCTATAGGTTCCGCAGCGGTACCTGGGGCGGGGATGGTCATGTTGGTGATTGTTCTGGAATCCATTGGCTTTCCCCAAGACAAGTTGGCCATTGGCCTTGCCTTGATTTTTGCCGTGGACAGACCTTTGGACATGTGCCGAACCGTTGTCAACGTTACGGGCGATGCAACCGTGGCAATGATGGTCGCCAAATCCGTTGGAAAACTAGGAAAACCAAAAGTGAAGAATTGGGACGATAATTACGATAAAGTGAAATAG
- a CDS encoding thiol-disulfide oxidoreductase DCC family protein: MKATKKIILFDGVCNVCNSFVQFVIKRDHNDVFQFTSLQSDIGIRLLNERNIESQTMDSVVLIDPGVAFYIKSDAALEVGKSLKGYHTVSKILYLIPSKIRDIVYDLIARNRYTWFGKKNECMVPTPEIKSKFL; this comes from the coding sequence GTGAAAGCGACTAAAAAAATAATACTATTCGATGGTGTCTGCAATGTTTGTAATTCATTCGTACAGTTTGTAATCAAGAGAGACCATAACGATGTTTTTCAATTTACATCCTTACAGAGCGACATAGGCATAAGACTCCTGAACGAAAGAAATATTGAATCCCAAACGATGGATTCTGTTGTATTGATAGACCCTGGTGTGGCCTTTTATATAAAATCCGATGCTGCATTGGAAGTGGGTAAGTCCTTGAAAGGGTATCACACAGTTTCCAAGATTTTATATTTGATTCCCAGTAAAATACGAGATATCGTATACGATTTAATTGCCCGAAATCGCTACACTTGGTTCGGTAAAAAGAACGAATGTATGGTACCAACACCAGAGATTAAGTCGAAATTCCTATAA
- a CDS encoding TlpA disulfide reductase family protein, protein MRSLLFFSLCAMALSSCNQAKDGYTINGSLRGDLEDGTQVFLKTIGEGNQPVEVDTTTITQGKFEFSGIAEKPELYYIFVDKVKGYTAVILENGDIDFEASIDSLGFAEIGGTPQNDSFSNYMEESRKISLRQKSIQEDLQRATTSGGSPESIAALRDEMQELIEEYQGFETKFVSENPNALISALLLERSISTKTIESSKAQELYDAFSAEIKDSKPGQRILDLLERLKASEEADKNTSIGATAPNFSGPNPNGETLELKNLLGKATLVDFWAAWCRPCRAENPNIVSVYKKYHDKGLNIVGVSLDRTADAWKKAIEDDGLDWNHISNIAYFDDEIAKLYNVDAIPAAFLLDENGVIVAKNLRGPALEQKVAELLN, encoded by the coding sequence ATGAGAAGTTTATTGTTTTTTTCGCTATGTGCCATGGCACTAAGTAGTTGTAACCAAGCAAAGGATGGCTACACCATCAATGGGTCCTTACGGGGAGATTTGGAAGATGGAACTCAAGTTTTTTTAAAGACCATAGGTGAGGGAAATCAACCTGTAGAAGTGGACACCACTACCATTACGCAGGGTAAATTTGAATTTTCTGGGATAGCGGAGAAACCGGAGCTATATTACATTTTTGTGGATAAGGTCAAAGGCTATACCGCCGTGATTCTTGAAAATGGCGATATTGATTTTGAGGCTTCCATTGATAGCCTTGGCTTTGCAGAAATTGGAGGAACGCCACAAAATGACTCCTTCTCTAATTACATGGAAGAATCCCGAAAAATTTCACTTCGGCAGAAGTCTATTCAAGAGGACTTGCAACGAGCCACAACCTCGGGGGGAAGTCCTGAAAGCATCGCAGCATTAAGAGACGAAATGCAGGAACTCATTGAGGAATACCAAGGGTTTGAAACGAAATTTGTTTCGGAGAATCCCAATGCCTTGATTTCCGCATTGCTTTTGGAGCGGTCCATAAGTACAAAGACCATTGAATCATCCAAAGCACAGGAACTATATGATGCTTTTTCGGCTGAAATCAAGGATTCCAAACCGGGACAACGAATTTTGGATTTGTTGGAACGGCTTAAAGCATCCGAAGAAGCCGATAAGAATACCTCCATTGGTGCAACGGCACCCAATTTCTCAGGTCCAAATCCCAATGGGGAAACCTTGGAGCTCAAAAATTTATTGGGAAAGGCTACCTTGGTGGATTTTTGGGCCGCTTGGTGCCGACCTTGCAGGGCCGAAAACCCAAATATTGTTTCGGTTTATAAAAAATACCATGATAAGGGCTTGAACATCGTTGGAGTTTCTTTGGATAGAACAGCAGATGCTTGGAAAAAAGCCATTGAGGACGACGGATTGGATTGGAACCATATCTCCAATATAGCCTATTTTGACGATGAGATAGCCAAGCTATACAATGTTGACGCCATTCCGGCGGCATTTCTGTTGGATGAAAATGGTGTTATCGTTGCCAAAAATTTACGTGGCCCTGCCTTGGAACAGAAGGTGGCTGAACTACTGAACTAA
- a CDS encoding UDP-2,3-diacylglucosamine diphosphatase: MKKRKLEIAVISDVHLGTYDTYADELLAYLCSIQPKILILNGDIIDIWQFKKSYFPTSHLNVINRIVSMASKGTEVHYIKGNHDVAPKTLANISLGNIKFSRKLVLNLDGKRTWFFHGDVFDIPWIDGKKVAKLGSFGFSVLINLNRLNNWFLKKLRKEKYSLVKKIKQDEKKSERYISNFEKTVINVAMHHRFDAVVCGHIHTPKKELIEKRNARVTYLNSGDWVENLTALEYSLKRWKMYHYKNDKLSPFFMDEALKEMNLDQLIASIELKEEQKKISPPQA; encoded by the coding sequence GTGAAAAAAAGAAAGTTGGAAATTGCCGTTATTTCGGACGTGCATCTAGGTACGTATGATACCTATGCCGATGAACTTCTGGCCTACTTGTGCAGTATCCAGCCCAAAATTCTTATACTTAACGGTGACATCATCGATATCTGGCAGTTTAAGAAAAGTTACTTTCCCACCTCCCATTTGAACGTTATCAATAGAATTGTTTCCATGGCCTCCAAGGGCACTGAGGTCCATTATATTAAAGGAAACCACGATGTTGCACCCAAAACCCTTGCCAATATATCCTTGGGAAACATAAAATTCTCACGCAAGCTGGTCTTGAACTTGGACGGCAAAAGAACCTGGTTTTTTCATGGTGATGTTTTTGATATTCCATGGATCGATGGCAAAAAGGTAGCAAAGCTTGGGAGTTTTGGTTTCAGTGTGTTGATAAATCTCAACAGACTGAATAACTGGTTCTTAAAAAAACTGCGTAAGGAAAAGTATTCGTTGGTGAAAAAAATCAAGCAGGACGAGAAAAAGTCCGAAAGGTATATTTCAAACTTTGAGAAAACTGTCATCAATGTAGCCATGCACCATCGATTCGACGCTGTCGTTTGTGGTCATATACACACACCCAAAAAAGAGCTAATTGAAAAGCGTAACGCCAGGGTAACCTATCTCAACTCCGGCGATTGGGTGGAAAACCTTACAGCCTTGGAATACTCTTTAAAGCGCTGGAAAATGTACCATTACAAAAACGATAAGCTGTCCCCTTTTTTTATGGACGAAGCTTTAAAGGAGATGAACCTCGATCAGCTTATCGCTTCCATTGAGCTAAAGGAAGAGCAAAAAAAGATTTCACCCCCACAAGCCTGA